GAGCATTATCCGAGCCCGGTTGCTCTGTGGCCTAATCGCGGGTTACCCGTTTTCATTCATAGGAGTATCCCGTCATGGGCAACAAGATCGTTACCGAAGCTGATCGTAAAGCCACCCCGCCTCTGCCGGCCCTGCCTGGCACCTCGCTGCGCACTGGCGGCCGTGGCCAGAAGATCAGCCTGGAACGCGGCACCGCCACCCGCAGCAAGAAGAATCCCGGCAAGCGTCCCAGCAAGGGCGGTTGAACGTTTTCTTGCGGTCCGGCCGGGCGGCATTCTCCGGTCGGTCCTGCGGTAGCGGTGCCTAGAATGGCCGGCAGCTCAACAGTCCCGTCCCGGGGCGCAGGAGGTTCGGAATTGGTAGACGGTCACCACGATAAAGATGGCGGTGCGGATCCGGCCACACCTGCGGACAGTGGCCTGGCTCCGGACGCTGTTCGCGTCATCAAGAAATATCCGAACCGCCGGCTCTACGACACCGCGACCTCGGCCTACATCACCCTGGCCGAGGTCAGGCAACTGGTCATGGACAGCGTGCTCCTGGTGGTGCGCGATGCCAAGACCGGCGAAGACCTGACGCGCAGCATCCTGCTCCAGATCATCCTGGAGGAAGAGGCGGGCGGTGCGCCGATGTTCAGTGAGGCGGCGCTGGCCAACATCATCCGGTTCTACGGACATGCGATGCAGGGCTTCATGGGCGCCTACATCGAGAAGAACATGCAGGCTTTCTCGGATATCCAGAGCAAGCTGACCGAGCGGTCCGCCGGCATCACGCCGGAGATGTGGACCCAGTTCATGAAGCTGCAGCCGCCGCTCATGCAGAGCCTGCTGGGCAATTACGCCGAGCAGTCCAAGAGCAGTTTCCTGCAGATGCAGGAGCAGTGGCAGAAGCAGACCGAGCAGATGCTGGAAGCCTTCGGCCTTAAGCGCTGATCGCCCGCGTTTTGGCGGGGCAGGCCGCACAAGGGACAATACGCGGATGAGCGAAGTCCTTTCCCCCACGAAAACCAATTCCAGCACGCCGCCGCGTGTAGGCTTTGTCAGCCTCGGCTGCCCGAAAGCCCTCACCGACTCCGAACTGATCCTGACCCAGCTGAGTGCCGAGGGTTACCAGACTTCCAAGACCTACGAGGGCGCGGATATCGTCGTAGTTAACACCTGCGGGTTCATCGACGACGCGGTGCGCGAAAGCCTCGACACCATCGG
The nucleotide sequence above comes from Xylophilus sp. GOD-11R. Encoded proteins:
- the phaR gene encoding polyhydroxyalkanoate synthesis repressor PhaR, whose protein sequence is MVDGHHDKDGGADPATPADSGLAPDAVRVIKKYPNRRLYDTATSAYITLAEVRQLVMDSVLLVVRDAKTGEDLTRSILLQIILEEEAGGAPMFSEAALANIIRFYGHAMQGFMGAYIEKNMQAFSDIQSKLTERSAGITPEMWTQFMKLQPPLMQSLLGNYAEQSKSSFLQMQEQWQKQTEQMLEAFGLKR